In Candidatus Hydrogenedentota bacterium, a single window of DNA contains:
- a CDS encoding FtsX-like permease family protein: MSIWRLVVEEIAYRKADFALAVTAVLLAVGCLVGVSTLLRGHGDRLAELQARKSDETAAMMALAQDDYRKMMKTMGYNVIILSADEDLSEFWTNGFAAKSLPESIVARLCDSDIAALQHLLPQLYEKTLWRAQNDCPIILVGVRGEVPHRRSNQKEPMLEPVEKGTMRLGHALAEKLGLKTGDPVTLMGAPFTVAQVHEARGNADDGSVWIHMSQAQELLDKPGRINAILALSCLCAEGDLAGISQQIAAILPETQVVHRVPEALIRLDARYRVAALSQETIEKETAYHVRIAAQREVLASWLIPLTIVVAMLWIGMLAWNNVRERRTELGVLRALGLRARHIVAIFLAKAILVGLTGALAGYAGGFLAGLAWSVADQIPMSGAVVRSLFQVHLLAFVLAGAPLQACISTWLPAMIAARQDPAAILREG; the protein is encoded by the coding sequence ATGAGTATTTGGCGATTGGTTGTCGAAGAGATTGCATACCGTAAGGCGGATTTTGCACTGGCCGTGACCGCGGTCCTTCTCGCCGTGGGCTGCCTGGTGGGCGTTTCCACGCTGTTGCGGGGTCACGGCGACCGGTTAGCCGAGTTGCAGGCACGGAAGTCGGATGAGACCGCCGCCATGATGGCCTTGGCCCAGGACGACTACCGCAAGATGATGAAGACCATGGGCTACAACGTCATCATCCTGAGCGCGGACGAGGACCTCAGCGAGTTCTGGACGAACGGATTTGCCGCCAAGTCCCTGCCGGAGAGTATCGTCGCCCGCTTGTGTGATTCCGATATTGCCGCCCTCCAGCATCTGCTCCCGCAGCTCTACGAGAAGACGCTCTGGAGGGCACAGAACGACTGTCCCATCATCCTCGTCGGCGTGCGCGGCGAGGTCCCCCATCGCCGCAGCAATCAGAAAGAGCCGATGTTAGAGCCCGTCGAAAAGGGCACCATGCGGCTTGGCCATGCCCTGGCCGAAAAACTGGGTCTGAAGACGGGCGACCCAGTCACGCTGATGGGCGCGCCGTTCACGGTTGCACAGGTGCACGAGGCGCGTGGCAACGCCGACGATGGAAGCGTGTGGATTCACATGTCGCAAGCGCAGGAGCTGCTCGACAAGCCCGGGCGGATTAACGCCATACTCGCGCTGAGCTGCCTTTGCGCCGAGGGCGACTTGGCCGGTATATCCCAACAGATCGCGGCCATCCTGCCCGAAACCCAAGTCGTTCATCGCGTGCCCGAGGCATTAATCCGGCTCGATGCGCGCTACCGGGTGGCGGCGTTGAGCCAGGAAACCATCGAAAAGGAGACCGCATATCACGTCCGCATCGCCGCGCAGCGCGAGGTCTTGGCCTCGTGGCTGATTCCTCTGACGATCGTCGTTGCCATGTTGTGGATCGGCATGCTGGCCTGGAATAACGTCCGCGAGCGACGGACGGAGCTCGGCGTGCTCCGCGCCTTGGGACTACGCGCTCGTCACATCGTCGCCATATTCCTGGCCAAGGCGATTCTCGTCGGCCTGACCGGTGCACTGGCCGGATATGCGGGGGGATTCCTCGCGGGCCTGGCGTGGAGCGTGGCGGACCAAATCCCGATGTCCGGTGCGGTCGTGCGTTCCTTGTTCCAGGTGCATCTGCTCGCCTTTGTTCTCGCGGGCGCGCCGTTGCAGGCATGCATCTCGACTTGGCTGCCTGCCATGATTGCCGCGCGCCAGGACCCGGCCGCGATCCTGCGTGAGGGTTGA
- the guaB gene encoding IMP dehydrogenase, producing MEFQERITKALSFDDVLLVPARSGVLPRDVDVSTRLTRRLRINIPLLSAAMDTVTESRLAIAIAQEGGIGVIHKNLSPEDQAAEVDRVKRSQAGIITDPFTLEQDRPLQDAERLMARYHVSGVPITDKDGALVGILTNRDMRFQEDFTVSIASVMTPREKLVTVRPGTTIEDAKRLLHEHRIEKLPIVDEAGKLRGLLTIKDINKARDFPGRCADDFGRLRVGAAVGVGDGEMHRAECLADAHVDFLVVDSAHGHAEMVLEMVERVKTRFPDMEVIGGNVVTAQGAADLIAAGADAVKVGVGPGSICTTRVVTGVGKPQFSAVLDVAQECRKHDVPVIADGGIKYSGDIVKALAAGAESVMIGSLFAGTEESPGETILYEGRTYKAVRGMGSIKAMQRGSKTRYLQFDEDPAKFVPEGIEARVPYRGLLADYVRVLVGGVRSGMGYCGCREIRSLQREARFVEVTAAGLHESHPHDVTITEDAPNYQIPR from the coding sequence ATGGAATTCCAAGAACGCATTACGAAGGCCTTGTCCTTTGATGATGTCCTGTTGGTCCCGGCGCGTTCCGGCGTGCTGCCGCGCGATGTGGACGTCAGCACGCGGCTCACGCGGCGTCTGCGCATCAATATCCCCCTGCTGAGCGCGGCGATGGACACGGTGACCGAATCGCGGCTGGCGATTGCGATAGCGCAGGAAGGGGGCATCGGCGTCATTCACAAGAACCTTTCGCCGGAAGACCAGGCCGCGGAAGTGGACCGCGTGAAGCGGTCGCAGGCGGGAATCATTACGGACCCGTTCACGCTGGAGCAGGACCGGCCGCTGCAGGACGCGGAACGGCTGATGGCGCGGTACCATGTCTCGGGCGTGCCGATTACCGACAAGGACGGGGCGCTCGTGGGCATCCTGACAAACCGGGACATGCGGTTCCAGGAGGACTTCACGGTGTCCATCGCGTCGGTGATGACGCCGCGCGAGAAGCTGGTCACGGTGCGCCCGGGCACGACGATCGAGGACGCGAAGCGGCTCCTGCACGAGCACCGCATCGAGAAGCTGCCGATCGTGGACGAAGCGGGCAAGCTCCGCGGCCTGCTGACGATCAAGGACATCAACAAGGCGCGCGATTTTCCGGGCCGATGCGCGGATGACTTCGGCCGGCTGCGCGTGGGCGCCGCAGTCGGCGTAGGCGACGGCGAAATGCACCGCGCGGAATGCCTGGCGGATGCGCACGTGGATTTTCTGGTCGTCGATTCGGCGCACGGCCACGCGGAGATGGTGCTCGAGATGGTGGAGCGCGTGAAGACGCGGTTTCCCGACATGGAAGTGATTGGCGGGAACGTGGTGACGGCGCAGGGGGCTGCGGACTTGATTGCGGCGGGCGCCGATGCGGTGAAGGTGGGCGTCGGGCCCGGCTCGATCTGCACGACGCGTGTGGTCACGGGCGTCGGCAAGCCGCAGTTTTCGGCCGTGCTTGACGTGGCGCAAGAATGCCGGAAACACGACGTGCCCGTCATTGCGGACGGCGGTATCAAGTATTCGGGCGATATCGTGAAGGCGCTCGCGGCGGGCGCCGAATCGGTGATGATAGGAAGCCTGTTCGCCGGGACGGAAGAGAGTCCGGGCGAGACGATCCTCTACGAAGGCCGCACGTACAAGGCGGTGCGCGGGATGGGATCGATCAAGGCGATGCAGCGGGGCAGCAAGACGCGCTACCTGCAGTTCGACGAGGACCCGGCCAAGTTCGTGCCCGAGGGTATCGAGGCGCGCGTGCCCTATCGCGGCTTGCTCGCCGATTACGTGCGCGTGCTGGTCGGCGGAGTGCGGTCCGGCATGGGTTATTGCGGCTGTCGCGAAATCCGGTCGCTGCAGCGCGAGGCGCGGTTTGTGGAGGTAACCGCCGCGGGCCTGCACGAGAGCCACCCGCATGACGTGACTATCACCGAGGACGCGCCGAATTATCAGATACCGAGGTAA
- a CDS encoding ABC transporter ATP-binding protein codes for MIEITNLTKTYAGRGNQVAALDDVSLRVNAGEFVAIQGPSGSGKTTLLLATGGLLMPTSGAVTVDGQALYALSPEERARFRGATIGFVFQQFHLVPYLSVERNILVPAIAAPADNARERARALMGHFQLASRARHVPAELSTGERQRVALARALLNGPKILLADEPTGNLDGENAETVLRYLTKFADDGGAVLLVTHDARATRYAHRTIHLWSGRVVPSAPGG; via the coding sequence ATGATCGAAATCACGAATCTGACCAAGACTTATGCCGGCCGGGGCAACCAGGTTGCCGCGCTGGACGATGTTTCCCTGCGCGTAAACGCGGGAGAATTCGTCGCTATCCAGGGCCCCAGCGGCAGCGGCAAGACCACGCTTCTGCTCGCAACGGGTGGTCTGCTCATGCCCACCTCCGGCGCGGTCACGGTCGACGGCCAAGCACTCTACGCGCTCTCGCCGGAGGAACGCGCGCGGTTTCGTGGTGCAACTATCGGTTTCGTCTTCCAGCAATTTCATCTGGTGCCGTATCTCAGCGTGGAGCGGAATATCCTGGTTCCCGCGATTGCCGCTCCGGCGGATAACGCGCGCGAGCGGGCCCGCGCGCTGATGGGGCATTTCCAGCTGGCCAGTCGCGCGCGTCATGTCCCCGCCGAGCTGAGCACCGGCGAGCGTCAGCGCGTCGCGCTGGCCCGCGCATTACTGAACGGCCCCAAGATTCTCCTGGCCGACGAACCCACGGGAAATCTGGACGGAGAAAACGCGGAAACTGTTCTGAGGTACTTGACCAAGTTTGCGGATGACGGGGGCGCGGTTCTACTCGTTACCCACGACGCGCGCGCCACGCGATACGCGCACCGAACCATCCACCTTTGGTCAGGTCGTGTCGTGCCCTCCGCGCCCGGCGGTTGA